CCTGCAACTGCAGTACATAGCttcaaaagaaatgtaaaatagACTTTGAATTCTGAATTAGAACCTcatagaaagcaaacaaaaatgtgaAGACAGACTTATCCATCATAACAACACATGACAGGATCTTTTGCAGTTTGTTATTTCTGATGTGTTCAGATAGTAAAAAGACAAAGCCAGGATACAAACACTAGGATCTTAAACCCAAACTGGTGACATCTCCAAGAATGCTGTCTGAAACActagagaaagaggaaaaaaaaatctgtactaAGAAACACGATTTAAAGAATAGTTGAAGTTTGACTTTACAgactcaaaataaaattaatgtctTACAATACATTATTATAAATGCTTTACCTTTGAGAGCTTCAAGTTTTTCATTTTTGACTTTCAACACAACATCAGTTATCTTTTCTAAGAGGAAGTTCTGTGTTCTTTCTCGTCTGATAGATTCAATCAAAGCATCTAGTCCCTTTGGGTTTTCTGCTAAGTAGTCCAATAACTTCCCAGTTTTTTTCCTACTGGAAGATCGAGATGAAATTTCTTCTGTGTCCTCTCTAGTGAGTATTTTCTTTGAACGTAGGTAATCGAAGTGTCTCTCAGCTATGATTTTATCACACAGGTAAGGACGCATCCTTTCTAAAGcctgaaaaaccaaaacaaattagTATTAGTCAACTTTTCCATTTATTTAGAAGCCTGTCTTTCACACTTATTTCATTAGCCTGTATCATAATCATATGATTTTTAAAACTACCAccatgttaaaaatatttttaaaagaacccACATAATCTAATTTACTTACCTCTTTCATTACTTTTGAGTGAACTCCAGACTTTTAATGCATGCTAAGTAATAAGGTGAATACTTACTGAAAATGTTAATTACATCAATTCTATGGTTATCACATTTCAGAAGTTAcaaagtaaaaatgaaaatatactaacaaaacaaaacagcacctACTCGCTTTGTCTACAGACAACACTTTATCTCACTGACTACTTAATTGCTACATTCTCATACTATTTGTATCCACAATGCACAACTCCAAAGCACTGCAATTACTGATGGTTTTCTGTACAGTGAGTAAAAGCAGTCCCAGAGCAATAGCATCAATATACTCACAGTTTAAAAAGTTTGTTAAATAAAGACCACTGTTTACAAAGTCTTACAGATTACTAGCATCCAAAATACATGCACTTTTATCCCCAGATGTATCTACTTTCAACTTTACTGAACGTTTTTTTCTCTGCGCCATGGCAGTTGTGTGTTCTTAGCCTTTCCTTTGCACTGGTGACCTAATCAAGAAACTGATttagtggtttttttccccccctcctagAGACAGATTACCCAATTCAGTTTAATGTGCAATCACACTGGCACTAGAGGTAGCACAACTATAGTAACAGCAAGAAAGTGCAATAGCAAAGATTATATCAATGGAATGTATCTCAGGTGTCCAGCTGAAACAAGCCTGAATACAAGCAATACAAATAACTTCAGGTCTCATGGAAATCTCATCCTGCCACCAAAGGGATCAACCAAACTCTGGAACGTAAGTCAGTCAACATTTAAACATTGGGAACCAAATTAAATTCAAAAAGAATAAGTGTAGAGATCTGCACCTGAGGAGAAATAACACCATGTACCAGTACAAGTTatgggctgacctgctggaaaacagctccatggagaaggaccttggttggagtcctggtggacagtaagttatccatgggacagcaatgtgcccttttgGCCAAGAGGGTCAATGGTATCTTGCTGTGCGCTGacgagtgtgtccagcaggttgaggaaggttctcctgcccctctgctctgccctagtgagaccacatctgactattgtgtccagttccgggctccccagttcaagaggaacaggaaaagatggacagagagtccaatggagggctacaagggtgGTTAAGGGTCTGGAATGTGTCTTATAAGAAAGCCTGAgtgaactggggctgtttagtctagaaaagactgagagggccttattaatgcttacaaaCATCTGAGGGATGGGTATCAAGAAGACggtgccagtctcttctcagtggtgccctgtaataggatgaggagcaatggacacaaattggaacacaggaagtccCACCTCCACGTGAGGAAAAAtttattgtgagggtgatggagcactggaataggctgcccagagaggttatggagtctccttctccagagactttcaaaacctgcctggctgcattcctctgtggtctgccctaggtgatcctgctttagcaggggggttggacttcatgatcaccagaggtcccttccaacccctaccgttctATGACCAAAAGAACAGGATGAGTTGTTATGGAATATAAAGACTATTGTGTTTTGACTAACCTCCTCCTGTAAGGAGCCTTTCACTGTATGAAGCGTATCAGTTCTTAATTCTCCTCTGCACTGTCTTCATAGGTtaactgtttacaagggccatTGCCTCCCTCTCAACTCTCAAACATATGACTCTAACCTTTATAATTCTTCCCCAAAATTTATTTACCCAGACCAAGTTATCCTTGCAATTTACTTTTCTGAGGTATGCTGTCACAAAATATATGATACACACAGAACTTCTGGTAATGCAGCACTTCTGTCTGAAGTGATTCTACCAAAGTTACCTAAACAGCTAATTGAAATTACCAGCACTTTGCATCATCAAGTTGCAACATTCAAAGCTTGACAGAAGAAGTCAGATTAATTGGATTATATTTTGATGATAAAACTAATGTTATTTCTTTCTACACAGAAAGTTTCCATCAAGTCACCCAATTACTATGGGAGAATCCTGTAAGACTAAAGGCTGAAAGTGCCATAGACACAATTTTGTGAGATGCAGCCACAAATTCAGTCAATGACACAGATTAACATACATATCATGTTACATATATAGTCTGATTTAAGTAGtgcttatattttttttttggtgtgactACCGGATGTTAAGTATTGCAGTAATACCCTCTGGTTACACAGAAGCAAGTAGTAACTCGAAAAACATACCTCACAAAATGATGACaaagcatttaaagaaaatgagGCATGCATAAAGCtagcaaaaaacccacaaccaaacaaacaaaaaaaaaccccaccctaaAAAAGTAACTCCAAACATTCTTTATTGTACTTTAAAGTAAGATAAATAAGTCAAACATTAAGACACTGTAAGTTCCAAACAGAAGCAAGAATAGTCATAAAAGTTATTATGCACTTATTTAAATTAACTAAGCACTTGTTAAAGTTAGGTGGCACATttcttgctttccagactgGTAAAAAGGTAAGTAAATGCAGACTGAACCAGGATGAAGTCTTCCCTCAGATTCCAACCATCAGTGAACAAATACGTGGGGTGGGGGAAATCAGGAAACCATGAACAAAAAGCCTCAGAAAAAAACCCGTAATATTTAATCCGAATATTAACGATCTGCATGATAGAATCTTATTAACACCAAAAGAAGCATATACAGCTGCAGCTAACCTTTAGATTACATGTTCACTTCTCTAGGCTTCTACTTTGTTCCCTGTGTCTCATCGTGGTACGCACGGACACCATGAAACCCAAACCCTGGCCACTCTGAGACAGAGAAACAGACTCTCACGGGAAGACAAAAGACAAGGGAACTTTCAGGTGAACACCTGGCCCTAGGATTGCGTTTCCTCAAGTCATCACCAGCGCAGGCTTCTATTCGCGGCCGGGGGACCCAGGGCTGGACCCGCCACCTGCGCCCCCGCCCCACTGCACCGCACGTGACCTGCCCACCCCCGCGGACCCACCTGGGGAAGGCGGGGGAATTCCGGGCGGCGCGGCCGAGGGCCGGCCCGGCGgacctcctgcctctgcacGGCCACCCCCGCCCCGTCCCACCCCAGACGACAGCTCTGACCAGGCTTCCGCTTCCTCGGCCTGGGCCCGAGGCCTTGCCCCACCCCACCGCCCCGCATCCCGGGCACTCTGGCCTCTCGACCCAGCCCGCCACTTACATCCTTCTTCACTTCGGCCATCTCGTCCTCCGTTAGCAGCCGCCCTACAGCCCACGATCCCGAGCCCGGGCTCTGCATCGCGGAAACGGCTCCGCCagtgccgccgccgccgctgcggGTACCGCTCAAGGCAGCACTTCCGACCCGGGCCCCGCCAGCGCGCCCGCCCGCTCGCCCGCCCACCGACACTCGAGGGAAAGCACCGCCCCGTGGCGCCTGCGCGCACGGCGCCACCGCCGCCTCGGTCAGGCGGCCTCTGCTGCCTCCGGCGACCGGAGCCGGGGTGCTCCGCACCGGCCTTCGCCCGAACGATGAGGCTCCCACCCACCCCGCTCCCCCGCAGAACCGTCGAGAGCGGCTCCCATGGTGGGGtggaccctgccctgctctggaacTGGCACAAAGCTGCGACTGTTTGCAGTGCCCACAGCTTGCAACTGCCTTAGGGGGACGCTTTAACACCATTTCATTAAAACAGGTGTTGGAAAGGCTGAGTAGGCGCGGGttatgaaatcatagaattgattaggttggaaaagacagtTAAGGGTAGCGAGTCTAGCTCTGGCAGGTTACTGTTGAACTAGGGCCTGCAGTACCACTTCTACACATCAATAGCtcaagggacagtgactccaccactttcttAGGGAGCCTGCTCCTGGCATTCAGTGATGCTGTAGGGAAAAGGTGAGGGATGTCTCGGTATTAAAAATGCTGTACTAAGCCTGCTAAGTTAAATGACAACAGGAGGACGTGGGAATTCACAACTGTGGGTGGGGGCTGGTGCTTTTCCAAACACCGATGCCATAAAAGGTTACCTTTAAAGCAGCTGCTGGTATGGAAACAGGTTAGGCTGCATGCAAGGAACAAATTGGTTGGTGCCAGTTAAGACATTTAATCCCTCTGAAGGCCAGACATCCCCCGACTCAGCCCAGCCCTAGAGagtcccaccactgccctagtGCTCTGGCCTAGCCCCATGCAGGAGAACATGCTTAAAGAAAGAACAGAGACAAAACTGAAGTGATTGTTATTTTTTCATCTGTCAAAGGTAAAAGTCAGGCTAGTGCTGCAGCCTTAAGAACATAATTTCCAACAGTTAAACAGGAAATCAATACCAGGGCAAAACTATCCCTTTCACATTTTACAAAGTCCTTTTTCTTGATAGGTTTTGTTAATTCCATTGTACTTCAAATAGCAACTGCAATGGTACCTATTTCACAGTGCATTCCCAGCTTTTCCATAAACAGACTGGACAGCAAAGGTGCTGCCCAgaacttttaaaacaaaagactAAACACCGCTCTTACCTGGTGACAGAGCTGATTTCTGTACAGCTAGGTATTAAAAATCACACTTGGTCACCAAACTGGTTGCCAGAAACCAACCTACCACCAGCTCTGTTCCCTGCTATTCCTCTGAGGAACACTTCTAGCCTGTGAAAACTCCTTCAGAATACGAGCCAGCCCTATAGACTTCATAAATGGTAATTTGGCAGCACATCTCTACTCACAGCCCAAAGCCTTCTGTAGTTTTATTCCCAAGAagcctttgtttgtttgttgtagTACATTTGAATTTCTTAGAACTGTCTGTGTACCCCCAGATTAAACACTTGAAACACACAGTAACGGTGTTGGAATCAATTTTTCCAGTGAGCTGATTGTGGCACTGCTGGGAGAGAACCAGGCATCTTCCCAGCTTCTAACTCCAATCCTTGTTCATTAAACCAAATGCCTTCCAGCAACTCCTCTTCAAGATGAATTACACCATAGGTTTATCACCAGTATTATATGGAGCCAATGATGTCTATCTAGTGTGTATTCCAGATTTAGAGTATTTCTTAATAACCTTGCTCAGTGAGAGGTGCACTTCAAAGCCACGCAATGTCTGGCAGGTTAGGTTTCTGGATTCCTGACCATTCAGACAAACTGAAAAGAAGACAAATCTCAACTTGAAACTCCTTTCAGGAGGTTAACACAGCAGTTCGATATTAAGAAGTGAATCTCAATGAAGAGCAAGTAAAGAGGGCAATTTCTTCCAAAGGAGCTGGGAAGATTTTGGACATTACATTGTTTTGTTTGAGTATGTCCATCTAGAATAGATTTCTACAGTAAGTTTAAGTAAGTTTTTGAAACTGCTTACAACCCAGAGCTGTTAAAAGTCTTTCCCCAGTGTCAGTCCTAGAAAAATGCTGTAACATTGTCACTAGTccgtgagaagagagcagctggCTTTTCAGAGCTGACTGGCTCTATGCTTTCTTCCCCCTTTGCCCTCATTATCAGCCCCTCTCCAGACATCCTGTCCttactgcagagctgagcttcaTATGCTTCCATCCCATTCTACCTCCTAGTCCTTACTCAAGGGTCTGAGTCCTGCCTCAGGACAACCTTATTTTCAGAAGGACCCAAGAGCCCCCTGTGAGAAGAGCAGGACTCTACACTCCCGATTCCCtagggaggaagagaaaaagctaTGGGACAAAGAATCTGGTTCAGTTACAGATCCACATCAAGGGCCCAGATCCAGATTAAGAGCCTTGCCCAGAATGAATGGGTATCTGCAGCTACCAGTGGCAAGTTTTCAACTACAAATTTGCAACAATCAACTTAGTGCTCATGATTTTTTGGAGTGAGGTTGCTGAGAGTATCAGAATGTTTGGACTTCAATGTAGAAGACTGATGCTTTTTCAGCAGGATGAACTTACAGTGGAGAGTAAATTTGTACCCAAGTGCAGAAGTCTTTAACTTGCTGGAGTAATATTCTACAGCTGATTTTTGCAAGCGGCACTCCCTCTCCTTTTTCAATGATTATtatggttggttttgttggtggtgtttgaTGTTTTTAACTTTTGAAGGTTTTGATGGCCTATGAGGAAGGTGGTGATATTCTTAATGTGGCAAGGGGGAGTGTCCTGCAcagctttttttatttattattgccATTTAGAAGTAAGTTGGTACCAACTCTCTCCTGtaaatgtgttaaaaaaaaaaagcatgtcaATACAGTAGTTCACTACATTAATAGTACCAAGCTAAATGTATCTACATTAGATATAGCACCAATTTAAATATATCAGTATAAAACCCCCCATACTTTTAACCAGTGTAGTTAAACTAGTAGGAAGGCTGTATTTAGATGAGCCCTAATGAAATCTTTTCTTGTCCCTGCCTCCCCAGCAAGAAGTGTATTGGATTATGGCTTGTTTAAGGTTTGTTACTAGCAAACTGTACGTTTTGGAAGTGATGTTACAGTACTGTTAAATTATGTTTGGTTTCTTAAGTTGAAACGACAATactgagaccttgagcaactgctgactcaatcttagaggtctttttccaaatgaaatacTTCTGTAATTGAATCTTGGATTGCCACAAGGTGGCACTGAAAGCCCATGAGCACTTCCACGTGTCCTCGAAGCCTAGAGTCGCTGCACTGTCTCTTGAGATCGTTAATCCTAATGTCACAATCTAATGATACTATGGCACAAGGGTTTAAAGTAGAGGTTAGTCCCACAAGTACTGTTTTTAGCACACAAGTAGTATTTAGATATAAAGCATGCAACCATCTGTCATGTTACCAGAAAGCAATGTCTCAAATGTCATGTCTCTTGacatcctggaaaaaaaaaaaaaagacacaagagCTACGTGAATAATATAACTGTAACAGTCAGTCCACTACACCCTTATAGTTTTACCTTTTGTAACTTCCAGTAAAAACAGGAACTACAAAGGAAATACCACACTACAGTAACATCTGTTTAATTATCTTGGACAAAGATAATACTAAAATTTAGTCAGAACCACTGTATCTAGAACATATAGGCAATATCCTCTCTATGGACATTATTCTTAAATGTAGAGCACAAAACCATTACTTGTTTTCAGAGTCAACATTTCTTCTAGCAGGCTTAAAGGTTTTAGCATTTGTGTCTATAATTGGCTTTATTTCTAGGCATGTACAAAGCTTCCAAAGCTGGCATGAAACAGTATTAAATGAAATGCATACACTTccaatttcaaaacaaaaggcaaaaactACACAGTGCACAGTACAACTGATGTTTTATTCCTTCGTGATGGGAATATATAGAATTGAAACTGCAAGagtcacacaaaaaaaaaaccaaagtgcAAACCTCTCTTAAAACAGATTATGGAATGTACTGATGTTTTTGGCACAAAAAGTGGGGAACTATATACTGCAACAAGGTTTTAATTTTGATGAAATTAACACTTCTGTGTTCAGTAGTCATATTTGTGTACTGCAGAACAATACAATGTAAACCAGTGACTAACACAATTCACATGCAACTCTATAGAAGTTACATCATATGTCCAGTTAAAACTTCTCTGAAAATACATGAGGTCCAATGATACTTTGTTCACAATCACTTAACAGGTACCATTCTTTAAGTGGTCTTATCTTTTCAGTTTCCTTACtgataaaagcaaaataaaagaatcTTCAATAGTAAATTATTTTCCCCAAATGTTTCCAGGT
This genomic interval from Indicator indicator isolate 239-I01 chromosome 10, UM_Iind_1.1, whole genome shotgun sequence contains the following:
- the BCL10 gene encoding B-cell lymphoma/leukemia 10; translated protein: MQSPGSGSWAVGRLLTEDEMAEVKKDALERMRPYLCDKIIAERHFDYLRSKKILTREDTEEISSRSSSRKKTGKLLDYLAENPKGLDALIESIRRERTQNFLLEKITDVVLKVKNEKLEALKGLSCSTCMTSLYGGTNNLSRSYSDESNFFDKKKDKESTQIHHPEEDYSTAAFVSAVSLHSMNLPVAEMGNAESVVFSATLPGPGEPGAPPLPPELQSEQQEPCTSSSDNCFLPLRSRSLQPQ